A window from Helicobacter sp. 12S02232-10 encodes these proteins:
- the cas2 gene encoding CRISPR-associated endonuclease Cas2 — MEERFMRILVMFDMPTYTKEDRKNSAKFRKELIKDGFLMLQFSVYARICKGVASANSHLNRLDLILPPKGHIRALILTEKQFDQMRLLLGQKSELEKKNVPRQLVLF; from the coding sequence ATGGAAGAGAGATTTATGAGAATTTTGGTGATGTTTGATATGCCCACGTACACTAAAGAAGATAGAAAAAATTCTGCAAAGTTTCGAAAAGAATTGATAAAAGATGGATTTTTGATGTTGCAATTTTCTGTTTATGCTCGTATTTGTAAGGGTGTGGCCAGTGCAAATTCTCATTTGAATAGATTGGATTTAATTTTGCCTCCAAAAGGACATATCAGAGCATTAATATTGACAGAAAAACAATTTGATCAGATGAGATTATTATTGGGACAAAAAAGTGAATTAGAAAAGAAGAATGTGCCAAGACAACTTGTATTATTTTAG
- the cas1 gene encoding type II CRISPR-associated endonuclease Cas1, whose protein sequence is MGGFDEAYRSIFISNPAKLSLKNNLFCITQEGKEITFPLRDILIVISESNQVSITTSLLSKLADHKIAFFTCDDSHIPNGIFTPYLGYYKTSETLQIQVSLSKQTKAILWQQIIKQKLYNQAMLAEFFCPESSQKILKLSKNVMLNDSKNLESQGAILYFQALFGKKFSRRDFNPINSALNYAYAIIRGCIARSLVSSGLLPAFGIFHKNQFNAFNLADDMMEPYRIFADSLVCLLLEKQDLQKEFQRNHRQNLVSILNAKISCKNKYYPMYRAIPRTIQSLVNTLGGFGNELVLPVFIKENSDGREIYENFGDV, encoded by the coding sequence ATGGGAGGCTTTGATGAGGCTTATCGCAGTATTTTTATTTCTAATCCTGCAAAATTAAGCCTAAAGAATAATCTTTTTTGCATCACCCAAGAAGGAAAAGAAATCACATTTCCATTAAGGGATATTCTTATTGTTATTTCTGAGAGCAATCAAGTGAGTATTACAACAAGTTTGCTCAGTAAGCTAGCCGATCATAAAATTGCTTTTTTTACTTGTGATGATTCCCATATCCCTAATGGCATTTTCACACCTTATCTAGGGTATTATAAAACATCAGAAACCCTTCAAATTCAAGTCTCTCTTTCTAAACAAACCAAAGCAATTTTATGGCAACAAATTATTAAGCAAAAGCTTTATAATCAAGCAATGTTAGCTGAATTTTTTTGCCCTGAAAGCTCTCAAAAGATCTTAAAATTATCTAAAAATGTAATGCTTAATGATTCTAAAAATCTTGAATCTCAAGGGGCAATCCTTTATTTTCAAGCTCTTTTTGGAAAAAAATTCAGCAGAAGGGATTTTAATCCGATTAATTCTGCTCTCAATTATGCCTATGCAATCATTAGGGGTTGTATTGCTAGAAGCCTTGTAAGCAGTGGTCTTTTGCCTGCTTTTGGAATTTTTCATAAAAATCAATTCAATGCATTTAACTTAGCAGATGATATGATGGAGCCTTATCGGATATTTGCAGATTCTTTAGTGTGCTTGTTACTAGAAAAGCAAGATCTTCAAAAAGAATTTCAAAGAAATCACCGGCAAAATTTAGTTTCCATTTTAAATGCCAAAATTTCTTGCAAGAATAAATATTATCCTATGTATCGAGCAATCCCGCGTACGATCCAGTCCTTGGTAAATACACTTGGAGGATTTGGGAATGAATTAGTATTGCCTGTATTTATAAAGGAAAATTCCGATGGAAGAGAGATTTATGAGAATTTTGGTGATGTTTGA
- the cas9 gene encoding type II CRISPR RNA-guided endonuclease Cas9 (Cas9, originally named Csn1, is the large, multifunctional signature protein of type II CRISPR/Cas systems. It is well known even to general audiences because its RNA-guided endonuclease activity has made it a popular tool for custom editing of eukaryotic genomes.) yields MIKILGLDIGITSIGWALIQADKTFKQNNQIIDCGVRLFTQAENPKNGESLALPRREARSARRIIKRRKARILQIKKLLCKHFGFEFEAFLPKEASLPRFFQTNKEFLSPWELRSLGLDRKLNDVEFGRVLLHIAKRRGYNDLSLVVSEKEEDKKSEKFILDSIQENKNQMQAKGYRTIGEMMFKEYYLKEVAKGLYENVRNRNKKDKQSDASKKTETKEEKKENYKRSVGRKELQEEIGHIFEAQRRFGNQKASATFQAAYEKIAFYQRELKSFENKLGSCEFYPEEKRASKCCYSAEEFINLTKIINTLKNLESKTGEVYPKEIIKEILDGAKKVKSGLSYKKLREILKLDEKIPFQDSKLDYIAKGKKVETAIFIKFEKYHRLKDYLQDLEAEFNSLDIKTLDNIIQIITFNKSPKDIKTKLSKQNISKSLQEKLIANTLGFNQSIRLSLKALDEILPLMREGKRYDEAIEETGLKMKKKNTKSILLPPLTETEFSDTLNPVVNRAIAQCRKVINAVIKKYGKVHKIHLEFTREIGKNFKDRSKILKEQQENYDRNQEALKICKEIGLAENGRNILKVKLWIRQDEFCVYSGKKIELIDLKDEKLLDIDHIYPLSRSLDDSQNNKVLVFRRINQGDKGNKTPYEWIGHDAKKWDELIKRINTMKKLPRSVKKKIVDKNFTDKKEGDRAEFLARNLNDTSYINRLISQYLASYLEFLPLDDAEDVTQKAGTKGSKKHVLTLGGSLTSLLRHYWGLDAKNRNTHLHHAQDALIIAFATDGNIQSFSKYLQSKEEEYKKKADSKEKAEDLKNSDNKTKKSLERPLENFNSEVQERINKIFVSKAPRRNVTGALHEQTIRSKEDYFKEYGGIEGVEKAIKLGKIRQIDQGIVDNDGMVRSDIFRSKDKGEYYVVPVYTYDVAIGKLPNKAIVSGKDKTGVIKDWIEMDDNYEFCFSLFKDDLVQIQTNKMPQSVYAYFVGTSSSTAGLTFRHHSNVLKEDEKDFFKADSASGFLLQSGIRKLKIFKKCVVSALGEISEARLEPREDVRLKTTKKKR; encoded by the coding sequence TTAAACAAAACAATCAAATCATTGATTGTGGGGTAAGATTATTTACTCAAGCAGAAAATCCAAAGAATGGAGAATCGCTTGCTTTACCTAGAAGAGAAGCAAGGAGTGCGCGAAGAATTATCAAAAGAAGAAAAGCAAGGATACTCCAAATCAAAAAGCTTTTGTGCAAACATTTTGGTTTTGAATTTGAAGCATTTCTCCCTAAAGAAGCATCTTTGCCAAGATTTTTTCAAACCAATAAAGAATTCCTTTCTCCTTGGGAACTCAGATCTTTAGGGCTTGATAGAAAATTAAATGATGTCGAATTTGGACGAGTTCTTTTGCATATTGCCAAAAGAAGAGGCTATAACGATTTAAGCCTTGTTGTCTCAGAGAAAGAAGAGGATAAAAAATCTGAAAAGTTTATCTTGGATTCCATTCAAGAAAACAAAAATCAAATGCAAGCTAAGGGTTATAGAACAATCGGCGAAATGATGTTTAAAGAATATTACCTTAAAGAAGTCGCCAAAGGTCTTTATGAGAATGTCCGCAATAGAAATAAAAAAGATAAACAATCAGATGCTTCAAAAAAGACAGAAACAAAAGAGGAGAAAAAAGAAAATTATAAGCGTTCTGTCGGTAGAAAAGAGCTTCAAGAAGAAATTGGGCATATTTTTGAAGCCCAAAGAAGATTTGGTAACCAAAAAGCATCTGCTACATTTCAAGCTGCTTATGAAAAAATTGCTTTCTATCAACGGGAGTTAAAAAGCTTTGAAAACAAATTGGGGAGTTGTGAATTTTATCCCGAAGAAAAAAGAGCTTCTAAATGCTGTTATAGTGCTGAAGAATTCATTAATCTGACAAAAATTATCAATACTTTAAAAAATCTTGAAAGCAAAACAGGAGAAGTTTATCCAAAAGAAATCATCAAAGAAATTTTAGATGGAGCCAAAAAAGTCAAAAGTGGGTTGAGCTATAAAAAACTCCGTGAAATCTTAAAGCTTGATGAGAAAATACCATTTCAAGATTCAAAGCTTGATTATATTGCTAAAGGCAAGAAAGTTGAAACAGCGATTTTTATTAAATTTGAGAAATACCACCGGTTAAAAGATTATCTGCAAGATTTAGAAGCAGAATTTAACTCTTTGGATATAAAAACTCTAGACAATATCATCCAAATCATTACTTTTAATAAATCTCCAAAAGATATCAAGACAAAACTTTCTAAGCAAAACATTTCAAAATCCTTGCAAGAAAAATTGATTGCCAATACTCTTGGGTTCAATCAAAGCATTCGATTGAGTCTTAAAGCCCTCGATGAGATTTTGCCTTTGATGAGAGAAGGGAAGAGATATGATGAAGCGATCGAAGAAACTGGATTGAAGATGAAAAAAAAGAATACTAAATCCATCCTTCTCCCCCCGCTAACAGAAACAGAATTCTCAGATACACTCAATCCCGTCGTTAATCGTGCGATTGCTCAATGTCGCAAAGTGATCAATGCTGTGATTAAAAAATATGGCAAGGTGCATAAGATCCATCTGGAATTCACGCGTGAAATTGGTAAAAATTTTAAAGACAGGAGTAAGATTCTTAAAGAACAACAAGAAAACTATGATCGCAATCAAGAAGCTTTAAAGATTTGCAAAGAAATCGGTTTAGCAGAAAATGGGCGCAATATTTTAAAGGTAAAACTATGGATCCGACAAGATGAGTTCTGTGTTTATAGTGGTAAAAAAATTGAGCTTATAGATCTTAAAGATGAAAAATTACTTGATATTGACCATATTTACCCTCTCTCAAGAAGCTTGGATGATTCTCAAAATAATAAAGTGCTTGTTTTTCGCAGAATCAACCAAGGTGATAAAGGCAATAAAACCCCTTATGAATGGATTGGACACGATGCAAAAAAATGGGATGAACTCATCAAAAGAATCAATACAATGAAAAAACTTCCAAGAAGTGTGAAAAAGAAGATTGTGGATAAAAATTTCACTGATAAAAAAGAAGGTGATCGCGCAGAGTTTTTGGCTCGCAATCTGAATGACACAAGCTATATCAATCGATTAATCAGCCAATATTTGGCCTCTTATTTGGAATTTTTACCTTTAGATGATGCTGAAGATGTCACTCAAAAGGCTGGAACCAAAGGTTCAAAAAAACATGTTCTGACATTAGGTGGTAGCTTGACAAGTTTGCTCCGACATTATTGGGGGCTAGATGCCAAAAATAGAAATACCCATCTCCATCACGCACAAGATGCACTCATTATTGCATTTGCAACCGATGGTAATATCCAATCTTTTAGTAAATATCTGCAATCAAAAGAAGAGGAATACAAGAAAAAAGCTGACTCGAAAGAAAAGGCGGAAGACCTTAAAAATAGTGATAATAAAACAAAAAAATCTTTAGAAAGACCTTTGGAGAATTTTAATTCAGAAGTGCAAGAAAGAATCAATAAAATTTTTGTCTCTAAAGCCCCTAGGAGAAATGTCACTGGAGCTTTACACGAACAAACCATTCGTTCAAAAGAGGATTATTTCAAAGAATACGGGGGGATAGAGGGAGTTGAAAAGGCTATAAAACTTGGGAAAATACGCCAGATTGATCAAGGAATTGTGGATAATGATGGCATGGTGCGATCAGATATTTTCAGATCCAAAGATAAGGGTGAATACTACGTAGTTCCTGTTTATACTTATGATGTAGCAATTGGCAAATTACCCAACAAGGCAATTGTGTCAGGCAAAGATAAAACAGGTGTTATTAAGGATTGGATTGAGATGGATGACAATTATGAATTTTGTTTCAGTTTGTTTAAGGATGATTTGGTACAAATCCAAACAAACAAAATGCCTCAAAGCGTTTATGCCTACTTTGTGGGGACAAGTTCATCTACAGCAGGTCTGACGTTTAGACACCACAGTAATGTTTTAAAAGAAGATGAAAAAGACTTTTTTAAAGCTGATTCAGCTTCAGGATTTTTGTTACAAAGTGGTATTCGAAAACTCAAAATCTTCAAAAAATGCGTCGTATCGGCATTAGGAGAAATCAGTGAGGCTAGGCTTGAACCCAGAGAAGATGTCCGTTTAAAGACTACAAAAAAGAAAAGATGA